The sequence GGGCGGGCAATTCCCCGCTGATCAAACGGGCCACAATCAGCACCAGCATCAATCGCTGGACTCAGCGGATTAAGGCTATAACTCCGAGTTGTGCCAGAATGAAAATCAAATTGATCGAGGATCGGGTCAAGATTAAGTTGATCACTCGCTTGTGCTTGAAAAGTACAGTGGCTGGGATGTTCTAGCAAATTATGGTCAAGACTTAGAACCGTGCCCCTACAATCATAGACATCAACTACGCTAGTATTATAATTCTTGGCCACAATTGTATTGCCAATGGACATACGGCCAATCGCGTAGAGGCCTGCAGTCAACATATTTTCATTACCATCATCATTCTCATAATAGCCATTGGTGTTGGAAACAATCGTTGAATTGGTAATTGTCATTATTGCAGTCGCTTGGAGTTGAGCAATCCCGCTGCCCGTATGAAACGAGTAATTATCGGCAATGGTGCTGGTGTCAAGCGTCACCACACCGAGATTTTGGTAAATTGCGCCACCATAACCAAAACACTCTTCATCATTCCGAACCCCACCACTACTACGGTTTTCAACCCATTCACTATCAAGCAGCGTTGCCTTGCCAGCATGCTGATAGAGCGCTCCGCCGAGATCAGCATAGTTGCCAATAAAGCGACTTCGGCTAACCGAGAGCGTTGCCGCATTATAAATTGCCCCACCACGCGAACATTGACGGGCATTAGAATTACTAAAACCATTCGCAATAAAGGTAGTATCAGCAATTGTGGCGCTGCTTGCTCCACGCAGTGACAAGCCCTGTGGCGTATTATTTAACAGCCCACCACCTGTTATCATCACTCGCCCACCAAGGACATTGATCGCAGCCGAGGTTTGGTGACTATCGGATGAACGCTGAATCACGCTATTCAGCAGACTTAAATTACCCTTGATCATATAAATTGCTGGCCCAAAACCACGTTGATTGTTATCAAAAAGCGAATTGGTAATAGTCACCGCTTGGCTACTTATGTATAAGCCAGCCCCAAAACCACTGCCTGCATCAAAACCATCAACATATGAACGTAACGTATTACTGCGAATCGTACTGTCGTCGATCTTGAGGGTTCCGTTCAGGCTAGCAATGCCACCACCATAGTTATTGCCCAGCAGCGTGGAGCGCAGCAAGCCATTCCGTTCAATCAAACTCGATTGAATATGCAGATTGCCATAGCGATGCAAAATACCATGGCCATAGTAGCGTCCCGTTTCATCATCATTATCCACAAAGCCATTGCGAATTTGCAGATTGTTCAGGGTCACCGTGGCCGTGTAGATATCGAGTACGCGATCGCTTTCCATGCCATCAATAATTGTGGTGGCCGAACTCACCCCAGTAATCGTT is a genomic window of Chloroflexota bacterium containing:
- a CDS encoding CSLREA domain-containing protein, encoding MGSFVRGLLVIIGFVSLLGFMLPAQAASLQTTFVVTTADDDFIADNGTCSLREALYAANTNQAYDACPAGGANDTIQLAAASYRLTRNGMNDETGALGDLDILSDLTITGVSSATTIIDGMESDRVLDIYTATVTLNNLQIRNGFVDNDDETGRYYGHGILHRYGNLHIQSSLIERNGLLRSTLLGNNYGGGIASLNGTLKIDDSTIRSNTLRSYVDGFDAGSGFGAGLYISSQAVTITNSLFDNNQRGFGPAIYMIKGNLSLLNSVIQRSSDSHQTSAAINVLGGRVMITGGGLLNNTPQGLSLRGASSATIADTTFIANGFSNSNARQCSRGGAIYNAATLSVSRSRFIGNYADLGGALYQHAGKATLLDSEWVENRSSGGVRNDEECFGYGGAIYQNLGVVTLDTSTIADNYSFHTGSGIAQLQATAIMTITNSTIVSNTNGYYENDDGNENMLTAGLYAIGRMSIGNTIVAKNYNTSVVDVYDCRGTVLSLDHNLLEHPSHCTFQAQASDQLNLDPILDQFDFHSGTTRSYSLNPLSPAIDAGADCGPFDQRGIARPQDGDGDLQAVCDIGAFEYSLPAPTRFVLFAPYISQ